The DNA region CGGCTCACTTTCCATCCGGACGAGGCGCCCCACAGCGCCACGTCCTCCCCGTTGCCGGGCAGCAGCAGGCCGTAATCCGCCTCGTGCAGGGCGGAGAGAAAGAAGGAGGTCTCCGCGCGGAACCCGGACGCGCCGCCCAGGGCAATGTCCAGGGAGATATCACCGACGCCGGGGATTTCGTAGGGAAGGTCCAGCGAGACGGAATCCCCGCCTGCGGGAATCACCACGGGGTCCGACGCCCGCTCCAAGCGCCTGCCCGCGGCGGTGGCGGCCCCGATCACGGGGGCGATCTCAACGTCGCCGCCGCCCTGGTTGGCCACCTGGACGCGCAGCGTGTTCTCGCCGGGAATGGACGCGCCGAAATCTTCCACAGACACCCGCAGCGCGGGGTCCGGCACGGTCACGGCGACGAAACGGGTCGCCCCCTGGCAGTTGCCGGGGTCCTCCGCCAGACTGGCGCGGTAGGTGTAGCCATGGACCTGCAGCGAGCCGCCGTGGAGGGGGTCCCGCCCTGCCTCCGGCAGGTCGGGCATGCGCAGGCGCACCCACAGTTCCTTCGCGGGGAACAGTTCCGGCGGAAGCGCCAGGCGCTTCATCTCGCGGCTCTTCAGCGTGCCCAGGGCGGTCCACGTCCCGCCGTCGGCGCCCGCCTCCACCACCAGCTCGCCGCCGGAGTAATAGCCGACATTAACCTCGACCTCGCCGCCGGTCTGCGCCACGGCCCCCACGGCGTGGCGGTAGACGACCCAGTCGCCGGGGGCGAAGAGCCACCGCGGCCGGTTGAAGCCGGTGTTGAACTTTTCCAGCGGCCGGGCATGGTTGCCGGACTCGCCCTCGAAAGGCGCGTTGAACTGGTACCGGCCCTTCTCGATGCGCTCGCCCTCCCCCAGCTGGAGCTCGCCCAGGCGCCGGTACACGGGGGTGGTTTTCACCAGTTCGAGATCGTCGAAGGCGACCGTCCCCTCAATGTCGTACTGGCCGAAGCGGAGCTGGGCCTGGCCCCGGCGCAGCTCGGTGGGCACGGCCAGATACGTTGTGAACTGCCGCCATTCCTGCGTCAGCTCGGGAAGGTCCCGGTTGTTAAACAGGAACCCGGTGAAGAGAGAGCGGCCGAGCCCCTCCACATGCCTCCCCTGGAAACGGAGCCGGTAGGTCGCGCCCGGCTCCAGCGGCAGGTCGCCCGACAGCCAGTAACTCGCAGACTCGCTTTTCCCGTCGCCCGTCGCGGCGATGGCGCGGCCGCCGTGGGCGCCCTCCCGCGCCCAGGACCCGTTCTCGCGCGACAGCCGCCAGCCCTCCGGCGCGCCGTCTCCCGACTCGAAAGAGGGGTTCGGCACCGCGACCGGCTGGGCCTGCGCGGGCGGCAAGCCCCAGAAACCCGCAAGACAGACCAGGACCATGAGCGCCCGCACCCGGGCCGTTGTTCCGAAAAACATCCTCACTCCCCTCCACTGGTTGAAACTTCCTCAGCGGCGCATGGCACACCCTGCCGGCGCCGCGGTGAGATTATCTCCGGCGTCCGACTTTGCGCGCCAGGGCCGCCTGCGCCGCAACCCCCGCACCCACCACGGCGACAGTCGCCGCGACGTGGAGCATCTTGCGCACCTGGCGGCTCTGCCGGATGCCCGTCTTGCAGTGGGTCGCGAAGTGCTCGCAGTTGTTGAAAAAGACGCTGTAGTCCTGCGATCCGACCAGCTCCTCCGCCGTGCGCATCACCTCCTCCGGGGGGCGTTCCCGGTCCCCGTGGCGGACCACCCGGGGCTTCTCCCCCTGGAGAAACTCCGCCATGCCGACCCGGCACACCTGGGCATCCCGCAGCCGCGTCGGCTCCCCGGAAAAATGAACCACCGTTCCGTCGCCCATGTCTATGCCATGGTGGCTGTACAGCCCGCCGGCCCGCCGCACTTTTATGTGGTCACCAGCGGCCATGCCATGCCTTTCCCGGCGCCGGGTTCGCCGCCGCGCTCACAGGTGGTAGTCCCCGGCGGATTCCGGCTGGTACACCACGGCCTCCACCCGGAACCTGGCCGGCCCCTTCGGCAGGTCTGCCTCGAAAACATCCCCCACACGGTAGCCAAGCATGGCGGCGCCCAGCGGGGCCAGCACGGAAATGCGCCCCTCCTCCGGGGCGCGCTCCGCGGGATACACCAGCACGCATTCCAGCTCAGCGCCGGTGTCAAGATTCGCAAGTTTCACGCGGGACCGCATGGTGATGACGTCCGCCGGAAGGGCCAGGGGATCCAGCACCACCTGGGCGCGCTGCACCTCCTTCTCCAAATACTGGATGTGGGGCAGTTCCAGCTTGTCGGGGAACTCCTGCAAGACGGAGAGGCAGTCCGCAAGCCGCTGTCTGTCCTGCGCGGTGACCATGATGTGCTTCGCCATCTCTCTTCCTCCTGGCCTGTAGTGTTCGCCCGGCGCTCCGGGTTTTCCTCAGGGGGCCGACCGTCCGGAGACCGGCGTCCAACCGGCCTCCCGCCCAGTCTATACCGTTCCAACACCCCGAATGCAAGCGGGTAATCCCGGTCAGCGGCGCCACTCCGCCGCCGCCCATCCGCGGACGGCGTTGAACACGGCAATTTCCGCGGCGGCCGCGAGGTCTTCCCGGGTAATCCCCCCCTCGCGCAGGCGTCCCGAGTCCAGCAGGTGGCGGCGGAACACCCCCGGCAGCAGGCCGCAGGAAACCGGCGGCGTGACCCAGCCGTCCCCGGTCTTTATCGCGATGTTGGCGACGCAGGTCTCCGTGATTTCCCCCCGCGCGTTCCACAGCACCGCCTCGTCCGCCTCCGGGCAGGCCGCGCGCGCGCGGTCGTAAACGGCGCGCCGGGTGGTCTTGTGGAAAAGAAACGCGTCCATGTCGTCCACGGGGCCGGGTGCCAGCGCCAGCCGCACGGGATCCGGCCACAGCGTCACGGGTCCGGTCTCCGCGCACAGACAGCCCGTCCCGTCCAGGGTCAGGCGGACCCGCACAGGCTCGCCGGACCGTCCTTCCACCGCGCCGCGCAGAGTGCGTGCCGCCGCCGCGCGGTCCATGGGAAACCCAAAATAGCCGGCGCTCGCGCCCATCCGGTCAAGGTGCCCCTCCAGAAGGAAGAACTCCCGGCCGTCCCAGA from Candidatus Hydrogenedentota bacterium includes:
- a CDS encoding lecithin retinol acyltransferase family protein, which produces MAAGDHIKVRRAGGLYSHHGIDMGDGTVVHFSGEPTRLRDAQVCRVGMAEFLQGEKPRVVRHGDRERPPEEVMRTAEELVGSQDYSVFFNNCEHFATHCKTGIRQSRQVRKMLHVAATVAVVGAGVAAQAALARKVGRRR
- a CDS encoding transcription elongation factor GreAB, with translation MAKHIMVTAQDRQRLADCLSVLQEFPDKLELPHIQYLEKEVQRAQVVLDPLALPADVITMRSRVKLANLDTGAELECVLVYPAERAPEEGRISVLAPLGAAMLGYRVGDVFEADLPKGPARFRVEAVVYQPESAGDYHL